A single genomic interval of Pomacea canaliculata isolate SZHN2017 linkage group LG5, ASM307304v1, whole genome shotgun sequence harbors:
- the LOC112565287 gene encoding solute carrier family 28 member 3-like — protein MSSNPYLQVKTGENFMENGNNSNVVELLKWNSSGEQKMSVADDKNSNGVEIVDGKTDDDDEEEVVVTDDEDEGDACVVFRMLEFVRNALWTYRKFVKMTCCVIVFLLFLAYSGYCLYRNWGSEGGYRLLLLVCFVLYLTLGYRLVKPVVKVVTSVQVQPQRVKFLQKVFRWACYVAGCGGAVAYIAIDIAPRQPRNLLALGGIFSIVIIGFLISTNQRRVNWHAVFWGIALQFYFAIFLLRSPVGRDLFKWIGDRVMEFIHYTDSGSRFIFGEAFTMHRFIFQNMPAVIFLNSIIALGYYYGAIQAVIATFGKFLAICLRTTPIESVNAAANVFLGPAEAPLVIKPFIEKVTVSELFAVMTGGLASIAGAVLGTVASMGIPANHLLAANVMSAPAALALAKLICPQSRGDKILTGESAYKIDFGAYNNALEAVSRAAVEAVKIVATICANILVFIALLEFADRTVEWFGDQAGVPHLTLSRLLSYLFYPLAYLTATDTEDVFVIGRLIGVKILTNAQLAYMQAAQIANNTLTLTKYKELHPNGTWYYNGDDVILDAFNQTLTGGVMTERTLVLSTYILCGFSNFSAMGVTLGTISAMAPSRSRDVLRYLIRAGIAANLACILTGCVAGLVYI, from the exons ATGTCATCGAATCCGTACTTGCAGGTAAAGACAGGTGAGAATTTCAtggaaaatggaaacaattcCAACGTCGTCGAACTGCTGAAATGGAACAGTAGTGGGGAACAGAAGATGAGCGTTGCTGATGACAAGAATTCCAACGGCGTGGAAATAGTAGATGGCAAGAcagatgacgacgacgaagaagaagttGTTGTgacagatgatgaggatgaaggcGATGCGTGTGTCGTGTTCAGGATGTTAGAGTTTGTGAGAAACGCTCTTTGGACATACAG AAAATTCGTCAAAATGACATGCTGCGTGATTGTGTTCCTGTTGTTCCTCGCATACTCCGGCTACTGTCTGTATCGCAACTGGGGGAGCGAAGGGGGCTACCGACTCTTGCTGCTGGTCTGTTTTGTCTTGTACCTGACCCTTGGGTACCGCTTAGTGAAGCCTGTGGTCAAAGTCGTCACATCAGTACAAGTGCAGCCTCAAAGAGTGAAGTTTCTGCAGAAAGTATTTCGATG GGCGTGCTATGTGGCAGGATGTGGAGGGGCTGTGGCGTACATCGCCATCGACATCGCACCTCGTCAGCCGCGAAACCTTCTCGCACTGGGAGGCATCTTCTCCATCGTCATCATCGGCTTCCTAATCTCCACCAATCAGCGAAGG GTCAACTGGCACGCGGTGTTTTGGGGGATCGCGCTTCAGTTCTACTTTGCCATCTTTCTTTTACGCAGTCCTGTGGGTCGCGATCTGTTTAAGTGGATCGGCGATCGAGTTATGGAATTTATCCATTACACGGACTCAGGATCTCGTTTCATCTTTGGTGAGGCCTTCACAATGCACCGTTTTATTTTCCAG AACATGCCGGCCGTCATTTTCCTCAACTCCATCATCGCTTTAGGCTACTACTATGGCGCCATACAGGCTGTGATAGCTACCTTCGGCAAGTTCCTTGCCATCTGCCTCCGCACCACCCCCATCGAGTCCGTCAACGCTGCTGCCAACGTCTTTCTCGGCCCA GCCGAAGCCCCACTTGTAATCAAGCCTTTCATCGAGAAGGTGACCGTGTCCGAACTCTTCGCCGTCATGACAGGAGGACTGGCCAGCATTGCTGGGGCCGTGCTGGGGACAGTCGCTAGCATGGGG aTTCCAGCCAATCACCTGCTGGCAGCCAACGTGATGTCAGCTCCGGCGGCCTTAGCCCTGGCCAAGCTGATCTGTCCACAGTCGCGAGGGGACAAGATTCTGACCGGTGAAAGCGCTTACAAAATAGATTTTGG GGCCTACAATAACGCACTGGAAGCGGTGTCGCGGGCGGCAGTGGAGGCGGTGAAAATTGTCGCCACTATCTGCGCCAACATCCTTGTCTTCATCGCGCTCCTGGAGTTCGCAGACCGCACGGTGGAGTGGTTCGGTGATCAGGCTGGTGTGCCTCATCTCACCTTGTCG CGGCTGCTGTCTTATCTCTTCTACCCACTGGCCTACCTGACTGCCACCGACACTGAGGACGTGTTCGTTATTGGTCGACTGATCGGAGTCAAGATTCTAACTAATGCACAGCTGGCTTACATGCAAGCAGCTCAGATCGCCAACAACACACTGACACTAACCAAATATAAAGAGCTACACCCAAACGGAACGTGGTATTACAACGGCGATGACGTCATCCTGGACGCCTTCAACCAGACATTGACTGGAGGCGTCATGACG GAAAGAACGTTAGTCCTGTCTACCTACATCCTATGTGGGTTTTCCAATTTCTCAGCGATGGGCGTCACCTTGGGGACGATATCGGCAATGGCGCCATCTAGATCAAGGGACGTGCTCAGATATTTAATTCGAGCAGGTATCGCTGCCAACCTCGCCTGCATTCTCACCGGATGCGTTGCCG GTCTGGTATACATCTGA